From the genome of Polynucleobacter sp. AM-7D1:
CGGATAAGCCCATAAAGAAAAAAATTTCCATTCGGAAATATTGCTTTTTAGCAATCAATGTACTGGCGTGTCGGTGGTATATGGATTGAGCGGCCCACAAACATAAGCCGTGATACACAATCAATACAAAAAACACGACAATAAAGCCTATCAATAAGCCAAAAGAAGATAAGTCACCAATTGAAATGTCTTTCATTTTTGAGCACCTCACCAATACTGTCTAATTAAATTTTCAAAGCTATTGGATAGATTGTATCTAGCACCGACTAACTGTGTAGCCCGGAGCGAAATCGACCAGGGCTTCAGGAGATTTTGAATGCTCTACTGGCAAAGTCCCAATCACCGATAGAAGGCTTAGCTTTTATTCTTCAGATTATCCCCATTATTTTGCAATAGGATCTGAAGCATGCTGCTCTGCAGTGCCGTCACATTATCCGGATTATCAATGTACTGACGCAATTGCTCAAGATCAGATACGCTGACAATTTGCTGCAGTTTGGAGATGGTGATCTTCAACTGTTCTGCTGCAAGTTCAGGATGCTTAGATAAAAACTCTAGGCTCATTTCTCCTGCAGCACCTTTGCCTTGAGGTCCATCAGCATCACTGCTAGGGGCATGATCTATGCCCATTTCAACCCTGGCTTTTTCAAGTAAGCGCGTGAGCTCCCCTTGGGTCAAGTGAAGTCGCTTAGCCTCTGCTTCAATTAGCTCTTGCTCGTCTGGGGAAATCACACCATCTTCTAACATGGTGTACAACTCGGTCATCATGCTTTCACGCTCAATACGCAACTGATCACTTAAGGCTGATGACAAAATCGCCGCTGGGATCGCAAAAATACCAATTCCCAAAAGCGCAATCACAATCGTGACAGCCCTACCCGCCGGGGTAATGGGAGAAATGTCGCCATAGCCAACACTGGCCAAAGTAATCACAGACCAATAAATAGCTTGCGGAATATTTTCAAATTTATCCGGCTGAGCTTCGTGCTCAAAGACATAACCTAAGCAGGCAGCAAGCATCACCAGCAACAGCAAAATGAAGACAGCCGCCTTCATCACTGGCCACTCGCGCTTAATCACTGTAAATAATGATTGAGTGGCGCCAGAGTAACGCGCTAACTTGAGCAAACGCATCAATCTGAAGACGCGCAAGAAACGCAAGTCAAAGAGGTGATGGAGCAGATGCTCTAAATAAAATGGAAGTATCGCTAAGAGATCAATAATGCTTGTTGGTCTAAGTGAATAGCGTAAGCGCCCCTTGAACCAACCCTTGAACTTTGGATCCTCTGGGGCACTATAGATTCGCATTAAATATTCTGTGGAGAATATTGCTACTGCAATCGTATCGAGAATGACGAATTCAGAATGTAATTCGTAATAAATACCCTGGACCGATTCAAGGATGACGGCTAGCACCGACAAAATGACCCAGGTCACAATAAACATATCAAAGATATGGTGCAAATTACCGCTCGTCGGTGTTTCATTAACAAGGGCATAAATCTTGTAACGATACGATTTATCTTTATTTAGCTCTAAGAATTCATTAAATGCTGGCGCTAAAGCGCGGAATAGTTTTAATAAGCGCAGTAAACGCAGAGCTCGCAAGACACGCAGGTCGGTATCAAAGAAGGCGCCTAAGTAAAACGGCAATATGGATACCAAGTCAATAATGGCAAATGGGCTCTTAAAATAAGCTAAGCGCGGATACTTAGCAGAGCTAAAGACTTCATCTTCCGGCGCCACATAAAGCCGTAATAGATACTCTACAGAAAAGATGGCCAGTGAAACAACATCAAAAATATGGAATAACTGCTCGCGCGTGTCATAAATAACCGGAATATGCTCAAGCACCAGACCTGCCATATTGAGCACAATCATATAAGTAATGAAGCGCTCAAACTGATTGCAATAATTATTTTTAAGTTCTTGGTTAAAGAATAAGTTAAATACCCACTTGCGTACTTGCAAGTTCAAGCTACCAACAGATACTGGCTGGAGATTCATAATTTGAATTCTCCAATTTTGACTAGGTAATAGCCAGTATCACAAAGACTTAAGCGAATATTTAAGCCAGTGATCAGTTTTTCACCAGGCTCCATCGGAGAGACCGAGGATGGTCCCGCAGGATTGATGGTCATTTTTTCAAAGATGTAAGATCCGCTCGTAAGCAAATCTTTTTTATTGCATTTCATAGCGTACGCTGGGCCATCTGGCTTAAGTAGATTGACGTAGCTCTCAAAAGGACCTTTGGCTGCAAAGAGTGCTTCAATACAATCTTTCCAGATATTTGCTTTAGCACCTTTTGTAAATTTACTATCTTCATCTATAGGTTTGCATGCCTGTGGTTGAATCGGCTCATCAGTCTCAAGCTTGCTCGCTAGAGACTCAAACCACCCAATGATGACCTCGCCATTACCTTGAGATATTGCAACCTTAGCGCTGTTTTGATAGTTACTAAATCCGAGATAGGCTACTAGTATTAAGTTGGCCCATATCACTACAATAAAAATGTAGTCTGAGATACGCATCTCTCGAAATAGAATTTGGATATTCTTGCCCAACCTGCTCTCCCAG
Proteins encoded in this window:
- a CDS encoding ion transporter → MNLQPVSVGSLNLQVRKWVFNLFFNQELKNNYCNQFERFITYMIVLNMAGLVLEHIPVIYDTREQLFHIFDVVSLAIFSVEYLLRLYVAPEDEVFSSAKYPRLAYFKSPFAIIDLVSILPFYLGAFFDTDLRVLRALRLLRLLKLFRALAPAFNEFLELNKDKSYRYKIYALVNETPTSGNLHHIFDMFIVTWVILSVLAVILESVQGIYYELHSEFVILDTIAVAIFSTEYLMRIYSAPEDPKFKGWFKGRLRYSLRPTSIIDLLAILPFYLEHLLHHLFDLRFLRVFRLMRLLKLARYSGATQSLFTVIKREWPVMKAAVFILLLLVMLAACLGYVFEHEAQPDKFENIPQAIYWSVITLASVGYGDISPITPAGRAVTIVIALLGIGIFAIPAAILSSALSDQLRIERESMMTELYTMLEDGVISPDEQELIEAEAKRLHLTQGELTRLLEKARVEMGIDHAPSSDADGPQGKGAAGEMSLEFLSKHPELAAEQLKITISKLQQIVSVSDLEQLRQYIDNPDNVTALQSSMLQILLQNNGDNLKNKS